A single region of the Brachypodium distachyon strain Bd21 chromosome 3, Brachypodium_distachyon_v3.0, whole genome shotgun sequence genome encodes:
- the LOC100823898 gene encoding F-box protein At3g26010, with product MEEERSDEPPAVAVSLLTDDLIMEILCRVPVKSLHRFKCVSRSWRDLIAHPAYRKKLPQTLAGFFYEISYYGGVRRNYFASISGSAATVDVDPSLAFLQPMAYTDIKLVDTRNGLLLCACYNKENSSTEHKLRFVVCNPATQRSVMLPPQPQPQQHYVTWLAFDPAVSSRFHVLNFEQSEQGNYYITGVNIYSSQTGVWTHRDTGLVKEIGLLSTGGSAFLGGMLYLLGQLNTQSINIDLSSTMVLVSVDMEGKAWNWINVPEGCFHYVGTIGLSQGCLHYATTITPVSNNDNENTILPLEEEIALWCLENHDSKEWVLKDSLSIHKQFIDNPLSIDDPESDYHTVGIHPDCDTLFLVPKRGASLASYDMRHQIFCNILDLEKGCLSRHLPYVPLFSESLADADGQ from the coding sequence atggaggaggagagatcGGACGAAcctccggcggtggcggtcAGCCTCCTCACCGACGACCTCATCATGGAGATCCTCTGCCGCGTCCCCGTGAAGTCTCTCCACCGCTTCAAGTGTGTCTCTAGATCCTGGCGCGACCTCATCGCCCACCCCGCCTACCGCAAGAAGCTGCCTCAGACACTTGCCGGCTTCTTCTACGAGATCTCCTACTACGGCGGCGTCCGCCGAAACTACTTCGCCAGCATCTCAGGTAGCGCAGCCACGGTCGACGTCGACCCTTCCCTCGCTTTCCTCCAACCCATGGCGTACACGGACATCAAACTGGTGGACACCCGCAATGGCCTCCTTCTCTGCGCCTGCTACAACAAGGAAAACTCCTCCACAGAGCATAAACTCCGGTTTGTCGTGTGCAATCCTGCAACTCAGAGGTCGGTCATGCTGcccccgcagccgcagccgcagcaacACTATGTGACGTGGCTGGCTTTTGATCCGGCAGTCTCGTCACGCTTCCACGTTCTTAATTTTGAGCAGTCTGAACAGGGAAATTATTACATCACAGGAGTAAACATCTACTCGTCGCAAACTGGGGTTTGGACTCATAGGGACACTGGACTGGTTAAGGAAATTGGACTGTTATCTACAGGTGGAAGCGCCTTTCTTGGCGGTATGCTGTACCTGCTTGGCCAGCTGAATACACAATCAATCAACATTGACCTGAGTTCGACTATGGTGCTGGTGTCGGTCGACATGGAGGGGAAGGCATGGAATTGGATTAATGTGCCAGAGGGGTGCTTCCACTATGTTGGTACAATTGGATTGTCACAGGGGTGCTTGCACTATGCTACTACAATAACTCCTGTTAGTAATAATGATAATGAGAATACAATCCTACCTTTGGAGGAGGAGATAGCACTCTGGTGCCTTGAGAATCACGACAGTAAAGAATGGGTCCTGAAGGATAGTCTCAGCATACATAAGCAGTTCATTGATAACCCGTTGAGCATAGACGACCCGGAGTCAGATTATCATACAGTTGGGATTCATCCAGATTGTGATACCCTTTTCTTGGTTCCAAAGAGAGGTGCTTCATTGGCGTCTTACGATATGCGACATCAGATTTTTTGTAATATCCTTGATCTTGAGAAAGGCTGTCTGTCGAGACATCTACCTTATGTTCCTCTGTTCTCAGAGTCATTAGCAGATGCAGATGGCCAGTAG
- the LOC100837577 gene encoding acylamino-acid-releasing enzyme 2 isoform X1, which yields MESHKSAGMQVSEPALKKENPLGMDGTAPEEYDSQSKLLQEFICVPSIDSAWFFKTNNGERSTAMFSVSQPDLLANNNRKHILYSHIMRHATNSLECYWSPFPIEMTGVSLVVPSNLGSKLLVVRNGEKGSPTKLQIVDQSHVEKEIHVDQSIHGPLFTDEWFHGVSWNQEETFIAYIAEEPPQPKPAFNDAGYRKEGSSEKDCNTWRGQGGWEEDWGETYCKRGRPSLFVLDIASGQLRAAKGIAKSLSVGQVVWAPPSSNGYQKNLVFVGWLEHNGFHNTARKLGIKYCSNRPCSLYAITCPFQEPNADNASVSGGKSDCSSIATNLTPSISSAFFPRFSKDGNLLVFLSAKRAVDSGAHNATDSLHKIKWPVDWNMDEHLGVMDVVPAVMCPLDGCFPGLYCSSMLSDPWLSDQRTMILASAWRSTQVILSIDVLSGEVTRISPEGSDYSWTALAVNGNNVLSVSSSPIDPPQLSYGRQAATEDQICGWVWDEVPSPLMAASNKVKALLSRHKFGILKIPVTQPSDELSDGGQLPFEAIFVSCEDSWQKPTALVLHGGPHSTSVSGYSKSSAFLTSLGFNLLIVNYRGTPGFGEEALQSLPGKVGSQDVQDCLTALDFVIKEGLIDASKVAVVGISHGGFLATHLIGQAPDRFAVAAARNPVCNLSLMIGTTDIPDWCYAVACGSEAKIDASETPSLDHLRLFYQKSPVAHISKVKVPLLMLLGGADLRVPISNGLQYARALRERGGEIKIMLFSEDIHEINIPQSDFESFLNIGVWFKKHLK from the exons ATGGAATCACACAAGAGTGCAG GCATGCAAGTTTCTGAGCCTGcattgaagaaagaaaatccaTTGGGAATGGATGGAACAGCGCCTGAAGAGTACGATTCACAGTCTAAGTTATTGCAAGAATTTATCTGTGTCCCAAGCATTGACAGTGCTTGGTTTTTCAAAACCAACAATG GGGAAAGATCCACAGCAATGTTTTCAGTTAGCCAACCAGACCTTCTGGCTAACAACAATAGAAAGCACATTTTGTATTCACATATTATGAGACATGCAACTAACTCTCTGGAGTGTTATTGGTCTCCTTTCCCTATTGAAATGACCGGAGTATCACTTGTTGTTCCATCCAATTTGGGATCGAAGCTTCTCGTGGTGAGGAATGGAGAGAAAGGTTCCCCTACAAAGCTTCAGATTGTTGATCAATCACATGTGGAGAAAGAGATACATGTAGATCAATCTATCCATGGTCCACTTTTTACCGATGAGTG GTTTCATGGGGTTTCCTGGAACCAAGAAGAAACCTTCATAGCATACATTGCTGAAGAGCCACCTCAACCAAAACCAGCTTTCAATGATGCCGGATATAGGAAGGAGGGTTCCTCCGAGAAAGACTGTAATACGTGGAGAGGACAGGGGGGTTGGGAAGAGGACTGGGGTGAAACTTACTGCAAAAGGGGGAGGCCCTCATTGTTTGTTCTTGATATTGCTAG TGGACAACTACGAGCTGCTAAAGGCATTGCAAAATCTTTGAGTGTTGGTCAAGTTGTTTGGGCTCCACCGTCTTCAAATGGCTACCAAAAGAATTTGGTTTTTGTTGGATGGTTAGAGCACAACGGGTTTCACAACACTGCTAGAAAACTCGGTATCAAGTACTGTTCTAACAGGCCATGTTCTCTCTATGCAATTACCTGCCCTTTCCAAGAACCAAATGCTGATAATGCGTCGGTTAG TGGTGGTAAATCGGACTGTTCTTCAATAGCTACAAACTTAACCCCAAGCATAAGCAGTGCTTTCTTTCCACGGTTCAG CAAGGATGGAAATCTCCTGGTGTTTCTATCGGCAAAACGTGCAGTTGATAGTGGAGCACATAACGCGACAGATTCACTGCATAAAATCAAATGGCCTGTTGATTGGAATATGGATGAACACCTCGGTGTCATGGATGTG GTTCCTGCTGTAATGTGCCCTCTTGATGGCTGCTTTCCGGGCCTGTACTGCTCATCCATGCTATCCGATCCTTGGCTCTCTGATCAACGTACAATGATATTAGCATCTGCTTGGAGAAGTACTCAAGTGATACTATCGATAGATGTTTTAAG TGGGGAAGTTACAAGAATAAGTCCAGAAGGCTCAGATTACTCATGGACTGCCCTTGCAGTAAATGGCAACAATGTCCTCTCAG TGTCAAGTAGTCCCATCGACCCTCCTCAACTTAGTTATGGCCGTCAAGCGGCCACAGAGGATCAAATATGCGGATGGGTTTGGGACGAAGTTCCTAGTCCGTTGATGGCAGCAAGTAATAAG GTAAAGGCTTTGTTATCGCGCCACAAGTTCGGTATACTGAAAATTCCAGTCACTCAACCCTCTGACGAACTCTCTGACG GTGGTCAGCTTCCATTTGAGGCTATCTTTGTGTCCTGCGAGGATAGTTGGCAGAAACCAACTGCGCTGGTCCTTCATGGTGGCCCACACTCGACGTCTGTATCAGGCTATTCAAAATCGTCGGCGTTTCTCACTTCACTTGGATTTAACCTGCTTATTGTAAATTATCG AGGTACGCCGGGTTTTGGGGAGGAGGCTTTGCAATCACTTCCTGGAAAAGTTGGATCTCAG GATGTCCAAGATTGTCTTACCGCGCTGGATTTCGTAATCAAGGAAGGACTGATCGATGCATCTAAAGTAGCGGTTGTCGGGATTTCGCATGGTGGATTCTTGGCAACCCACTTAATCGGTCAG GCTCCAGATAGATTTGCCGTGGCGGCAGCTCGAAACCCTGTATGCAACCTGTCCCTGATGATTGGCACCACTGACATCCCAGACTGGTGCTACGCAGTGGCCTGTGGAAGCGAAGCGAAAATCGATGCCTCTGAAACCCCTTCACTTGACCATCTTCGTCTCTTTTATCAGAAATCACCAGTTGCCCATATTTCAAAA GTGAAAGTGCCGTTGCTTATGCTTCTTGGAGGAGCAGATCTTCGAGTACCCATTTCCAATGGCCTACAG TACGCAAGAGCTCTGAGGGAACGAGGAGGCGAGATCAAAATCATGTTGTTCTCAGAGGACATACATGAAATCAATAT ACCACAATCAGATTTTGAGAGCTTTCTCAACATTGGAGTCTGGTTCAAAAAGCATCTGAAATAG
- the LOC100837577 gene encoding acylamino-acid-releasing enzyme 2 isoform X2, giving the protein MQVSEPALKKENPLGMDGTAPEEYDSQSKLLQEFICVPSIDSAWFFKTNNGERSTAMFSVSQPDLLANNNRKHILYSHIMRHATNSLECYWSPFPIEMTGVSLVVPSNLGSKLLVVRNGEKGSPTKLQIVDQSHVEKEIHVDQSIHGPLFTDEWFHGVSWNQEETFIAYIAEEPPQPKPAFNDAGYRKEGSSEKDCNTWRGQGGWEEDWGETYCKRGRPSLFVLDIASGQLRAAKGIAKSLSVGQVVWAPPSSNGYQKNLVFVGWLEHNGFHNTARKLGIKYCSNRPCSLYAITCPFQEPNADNASVSGGKSDCSSIATNLTPSISSAFFPRFSKDGNLLVFLSAKRAVDSGAHNATDSLHKIKWPVDWNMDEHLGVMDVVPAVMCPLDGCFPGLYCSSMLSDPWLSDQRTMILASAWRSTQVILSIDVLSGEVTRISPEGSDYSWTALAVNGNNVLSVSSSPIDPPQLSYGRQAATEDQICGWVWDEVPSPLMAASNKVKALLSRHKFGILKIPVTQPSDELSDGGQLPFEAIFVSCEDSWQKPTALVLHGGPHSTSVSGYSKSSAFLTSLGFNLLIVNYRGTPGFGEEALQSLPGKVGSQDVQDCLTALDFVIKEGLIDASKVAVVGISHGGFLATHLIGQAPDRFAVAAARNPVCNLSLMIGTTDIPDWCYAVACGSEAKIDASETPSLDHLRLFYQKSPVAHISKVKVPLLMLLGGADLRVPISNGLQYARALRERGGEIKIMLFSEDIHEINIPQSDFESFLNIGVWFKKHLK; this is encoded by the exons ATGCAAGTTTCTGAGCCTGcattgaagaaagaaaatccaTTGGGAATGGATGGAACAGCGCCTGAAGAGTACGATTCACAGTCTAAGTTATTGCAAGAATTTATCTGTGTCCCAAGCATTGACAGTGCTTGGTTTTTCAAAACCAACAATG GGGAAAGATCCACAGCAATGTTTTCAGTTAGCCAACCAGACCTTCTGGCTAACAACAATAGAAAGCACATTTTGTATTCACATATTATGAGACATGCAACTAACTCTCTGGAGTGTTATTGGTCTCCTTTCCCTATTGAAATGACCGGAGTATCACTTGTTGTTCCATCCAATTTGGGATCGAAGCTTCTCGTGGTGAGGAATGGAGAGAAAGGTTCCCCTACAAAGCTTCAGATTGTTGATCAATCACATGTGGAGAAAGAGATACATGTAGATCAATCTATCCATGGTCCACTTTTTACCGATGAGTG GTTTCATGGGGTTTCCTGGAACCAAGAAGAAACCTTCATAGCATACATTGCTGAAGAGCCACCTCAACCAAAACCAGCTTTCAATGATGCCGGATATAGGAAGGAGGGTTCCTCCGAGAAAGACTGTAATACGTGGAGAGGACAGGGGGGTTGGGAAGAGGACTGGGGTGAAACTTACTGCAAAAGGGGGAGGCCCTCATTGTTTGTTCTTGATATTGCTAG TGGACAACTACGAGCTGCTAAAGGCATTGCAAAATCTTTGAGTGTTGGTCAAGTTGTTTGGGCTCCACCGTCTTCAAATGGCTACCAAAAGAATTTGGTTTTTGTTGGATGGTTAGAGCACAACGGGTTTCACAACACTGCTAGAAAACTCGGTATCAAGTACTGTTCTAACAGGCCATGTTCTCTCTATGCAATTACCTGCCCTTTCCAAGAACCAAATGCTGATAATGCGTCGGTTAG TGGTGGTAAATCGGACTGTTCTTCAATAGCTACAAACTTAACCCCAAGCATAAGCAGTGCTTTCTTTCCACGGTTCAG CAAGGATGGAAATCTCCTGGTGTTTCTATCGGCAAAACGTGCAGTTGATAGTGGAGCACATAACGCGACAGATTCACTGCATAAAATCAAATGGCCTGTTGATTGGAATATGGATGAACACCTCGGTGTCATGGATGTG GTTCCTGCTGTAATGTGCCCTCTTGATGGCTGCTTTCCGGGCCTGTACTGCTCATCCATGCTATCCGATCCTTGGCTCTCTGATCAACGTACAATGATATTAGCATCTGCTTGGAGAAGTACTCAAGTGATACTATCGATAGATGTTTTAAG TGGGGAAGTTACAAGAATAAGTCCAGAAGGCTCAGATTACTCATGGACTGCCCTTGCAGTAAATGGCAACAATGTCCTCTCAG TGTCAAGTAGTCCCATCGACCCTCCTCAACTTAGTTATGGCCGTCAAGCGGCCACAGAGGATCAAATATGCGGATGGGTTTGGGACGAAGTTCCTAGTCCGTTGATGGCAGCAAGTAATAAG GTAAAGGCTTTGTTATCGCGCCACAAGTTCGGTATACTGAAAATTCCAGTCACTCAACCCTCTGACGAACTCTCTGACG GTGGTCAGCTTCCATTTGAGGCTATCTTTGTGTCCTGCGAGGATAGTTGGCAGAAACCAACTGCGCTGGTCCTTCATGGTGGCCCACACTCGACGTCTGTATCAGGCTATTCAAAATCGTCGGCGTTTCTCACTTCACTTGGATTTAACCTGCTTATTGTAAATTATCG AGGTACGCCGGGTTTTGGGGAGGAGGCTTTGCAATCACTTCCTGGAAAAGTTGGATCTCAG GATGTCCAAGATTGTCTTACCGCGCTGGATTTCGTAATCAAGGAAGGACTGATCGATGCATCTAAAGTAGCGGTTGTCGGGATTTCGCATGGTGGATTCTTGGCAACCCACTTAATCGGTCAG GCTCCAGATAGATTTGCCGTGGCGGCAGCTCGAAACCCTGTATGCAACCTGTCCCTGATGATTGGCACCACTGACATCCCAGACTGGTGCTACGCAGTGGCCTGTGGAAGCGAAGCGAAAATCGATGCCTCTGAAACCCCTTCACTTGACCATCTTCGTCTCTTTTATCAGAAATCACCAGTTGCCCATATTTCAAAA GTGAAAGTGCCGTTGCTTATGCTTCTTGGAGGAGCAGATCTTCGAGTACCCATTTCCAATGGCCTACAG TACGCAAGAGCTCTGAGGGAACGAGGAGGCGAGATCAAAATCATGTTGTTCTCAGAGGACATACATGAAATCAATAT ACCACAATCAGATTTTGAGAGCTTTCTCAACATTGGAGTCTGGTTCAAAAAGCATCTGAAATAG
- the LOC100824207 gene encoding acylamino-acid-releasing enzyme 1 isoform X2 encodes MDDAHACEAATDKGLPSGIDASMVDEYASQSKLLQEFVKIPNIGKAWIFSSKNENTSRAMVSIGQSDLLANKKRNFLLNSHISKSAAKSVNFQWSPFPIEMSGVSAIVPSPSGEKLLLVRNAEDDSPTKLEIWGPCQLENEIHIPKYVHGSLYADAWFEGISWNQEETFIAYVAEEPPQPKPEFNDSGYKKECSSQKDCKSWKGQGDWEDNWGETYSKKRIPALFVANISSGEVRTVKGISRSLSVGQVVWSPSSSYSLVFVAWSDDNGFQETPRKLGIVYCYNRPCALYAAPDPFKEEADKPSTDSKADTTAMVKLTADVSSAFFPRFSPDGKFLVFISAKSAVDSGAHNATNSMHKVDWPADGKLEGSLSVADVVPIVMSPQDGCFPGIYCSGLLRFPWLSDGRTMVLSSVWGSREVILSVNVASGEVSRVSPLDSDYSWKVLALDNNNILAVSSSLITQPQMYYGSESSQTDKSFQWDWQEISSPFPKPSDKVSSLLADHKFSLLKIPISNPSDKLPDGAKLPFEAIFVSCKDSTSSPTVVVLHGGPHSVYPSSYSKSLAFLYAQGYNLLVVNYRGSLGFGEEALQSLPGNIGSQDVNDVLTALDFVTKRGLIDASRVAVVGGSHGGFLTTHLIGQAPETFVAAAARNPVCNLSLMVGTTDIPEWCFLEMYGKEGKNCFTESPSAETLAQFYEKSPISHISKVKTPTLFLLGAKDLRVPVSNGLQYARTMKERGLETKIIVFPEDNHGLDKPQADYESFLNIGVWFKKYMSK; translated from the exons ATGGATGATGCACATGCCTGTGAAGCAGCCACTGATAAAGGATTGCCTTCAGGGATTGATGCCTCCATGGTGGATGAGTACGCTTCACAGTCCAAATTGTTGCAAGAATTCGTCAAGATACCCAATATTGGCAAGGCTTGGATCTTCAGTTCCAAAAATG AAAACACTTCCAGGGCAATGGTTTCTATTGGGCAATCAGATCTTTTGGCCaacaaaaagagaaatttcCTTCTAAATTCTCATATCTCAAAAAGTGCCGCAAAGTCAGTCAATTTCCAGTGGTCTCCCTTCCCGATTGAAATGAGCGGAGTGTCAGCAATTGTTCCATCACCATCTGGAGAAAAACTTCTTCTAGTACGGAATGCTGAGGATGACTCTCCTACAAAGTTAGAGATTTGGGGGCCCTGTCAGTTGGAAAATGAGATACATATTCCAAAATATGTTCATGGATCGCTGTACGCGGATGCTTG GTTTGAGGGGATTTCGTGGAACCAGGAAGAAACTTTTATAGCTTATGTCGCTGAGGAGCCTCCTCAACCAAAGCCAGAGTTCAATGATTCAGGTTACAAGAAGGAATGCTCGTCTCAAAAGGACTGCAAGAGCTGGAAGGGACAAGGGGATTGGGAAGATAACTGGGGAGAAACCTATAGTAAGAAAAGGATACCTGCTTTGTTTGTTGCTAACATCTCTAG TGGTGAAGTACGAACTGTGAAGGGCATAAGTAGATCATTAAGTGTTGGCCAGGTGGTTTGGTCTCCATCATCTTCATATAGTTTGGTTTTTGTGGCATGGTCAGATGATAATGGTTTCCAAGAGACACCAAGGAAACTTGGTATCGTATACTGCTATAACAGACCTTGTGCTCTGTATGCTGCTCCTGATCCTTTCAAGGAAGAAGCTGACAAACCATCAACTGA CTCCAAAGCGGATACTACAGCTATGGTCAAGTTAACAGCAGATGTGAGCAGTGCTTTTTTTCCACGGTTCAG CCCGGATGGAAAATTTCTTGTGTTCATCTCAGCAAAGAGTGCTGTGGATAGTGGAGCGCACAATGCCACAAATTCAATGCATAAAGTTGACTGGCCAGCCGACGGGAAACTCGAGGGGAGCCTTAGTGTTGCTGATGTG GTACCCATTGTAATGAGCCCTCAAGACGGGTGTTTCCCTGGGATATACTGCTCTGGCTTACTTAGGTTTCCATGGCTTTCTGATGGACGGACTATGGTTTTGTCTTCTGTTTGGGGAAGCAGGGAAGTAATACTTTCTGTCAACGTTGCGAG CGGTGAAGTTTCAAGAGTTAGCCCTCTAGATTCAGATTATTCATGGAAGGTTCTCGCACTTGACAATAATAACATTCTTGCAG TTTCCAGCAGCCTCATTACACAGCCTCAAATGTACTATGGGTCTGAATCTTCTCAGACTGACAAGTCTTTTCAGTGGGACTGGCAGGAAATTTCATCTCCATTTCCAAAGCCATCTGATAAG GTCAGCTCCTTATTAGCCGATCATAAGTTCAGTTTACTTAAAATTCCAATCAGCAACCCTTCTGACAAACTTCCGGATG GTGCTAAGCTGCCCTTTGAGGCTATTTTTGTGTCTTGCAAGGATTCGACAAGTAGTCCAACGGTTGTTGTTCTTCATGGCGGCCCTCACTCAGTTTACCCATCAAGCTATTCAAAATCCTTGGCATTTCTTTATGCACAGGGATATAACCTACTTGTTGTAAATTACAG GGGCTCGTTGGGGTTTGGAGAAGAAGCACTGCAATCTCTTCCTGGCAATATTGGTTCTCAG GATGTGAATGATGTGTTGACAGCTTTGGACTTTGTTACAAAAAGAGGATTAATAGATGCATCTAGAGTAGCTGTAGTCGGAGGTTCACACGGAGGTTTCTTGACAACACATTTGATCGGCCAG GCTCCAGAAACATTTGTTGCAGCAGCTGCTCGGAATCCAGTATGTAACTTATCATTGATGGTAGGAACCACTGATATCCCTGAATGGTGTTTTCTAGAGATGTatggaaaagaaggaaaaaactgCTTTACAGAGTCTCCTTCAGCTGAAACTCTTGCTCAGTTTTACGAGAAATCACCAATATCACATATTTCTAAG GTTAAGACACCAACACTCTTTCTCCTCGGAGCAAAAGATCTCCGAGTTCCTGTTTCTAATGGCTTACAG TATGCAAGGACTATGAAAGAGAGGGGACTTGAAACCAAAATTATTGTCTTCCCAGAAGATAACCATGGACTTGACAA GCCACAGGCTGATTATGAGAGCTTCCTCAACATTGGGGTTTGGTTCAAGAAGTATATGAGCAAATAA
- the LOC100824207 gene encoding acylamino-acid-releasing enzyme 1 isoform X1, which yields MVAICSGIHCYYSSLAAAASLFLSISSACARAPTGGSFLRCSISRVSLGSIAMDDAHACEAATDKGLPSGIDASMVDEYASQSKLLQEFVKIPNIGKAWIFSSKNENTSRAMVSIGQSDLLANKKRNFLLNSHISKSAAKSVNFQWSPFPIEMSGVSAIVPSPSGEKLLLVRNAEDDSPTKLEIWGPCQLENEIHIPKYVHGSLYADAWFEGISWNQEETFIAYVAEEPPQPKPEFNDSGYKKECSSQKDCKSWKGQGDWEDNWGETYSKKRIPALFVANISSGEVRTVKGISRSLSVGQVVWSPSSSYSLVFVAWSDDNGFQETPRKLGIVYCYNRPCALYAAPDPFKEEADKPSTDSKADTTAMVKLTADVSSAFFPRFSPDGKFLVFISAKSAVDSGAHNATNSMHKVDWPADGKLEGSLSVADVVPIVMSPQDGCFPGIYCSGLLRFPWLSDGRTMVLSSVWGSREVILSVNVASGEVSRVSPLDSDYSWKVLALDNNNILAVSSSLITQPQMYYGSESSQTDKSFQWDWQEISSPFPKPSDKVSSLLADHKFSLLKIPISNPSDKLPDGAKLPFEAIFVSCKDSTSSPTVVVLHGGPHSVYPSSYSKSLAFLYAQGYNLLVVNYRGSLGFGEEALQSLPGNIGSQDVNDVLTALDFVTKRGLIDASRVAVVGGSHGGFLTTHLIGQAPETFVAAAARNPVCNLSLMVGTTDIPEWCFLEMYGKEGKNCFTESPSAETLAQFYEKSPISHISKVKTPTLFLLGAKDLRVPVSNGLQYARTMKERGLETKIIVFPEDNHGLDKPQADYESFLNIGVWFKKYMSK from the exons ATGGTGGCCATATGCTCGGGAATCCACTGCTACTACTCCtctcttgccgccgccgcgagttTATTCCTCTCGATCTCCTCTGCTTGTGCGCGTGCTCCAACCGGCGGGTCTTTTCTGCGGTGCAG CATTAGCAGGGTCTCGTTGGGTTCAATAGCCATGGATGATGCACATGCCTGTGAAGCAGCCACTGATAAAGGATTGCCTTCAGGGATTGATGCCTCCATGGTGGATGAGTACGCTTCACAGTCCAAATTGTTGCAAGAATTCGTCAAGATACCCAATATTGGCAAGGCTTGGATCTTCAGTTCCAAAAATG AAAACACTTCCAGGGCAATGGTTTCTATTGGGCAATCAGATCTTTTGGCCaacaaaaagagaaatttcCTTCTAAATTCTCATATCTCAAAAAGTGCCGCAAAGTCAGTCAATTTCCAGTGGTCTCCCTTCCCGATTGAAATGAGCGGAGTGTCAGCAATTGTTCCATCACCATCTGGAGAAAAACTTCTTCTAGTACGGAATGCTGAGGATGACTCTCCTACAAAGTTAGAGATTTGGGGGCCCTGTCAGTTGGAAAATGAGATACATATTCCAAAATATGTTCATGGATCGCTGTACGCGGATGCTTG GTTTGAGGGGATTTCGTGGAACCAGGAAGAAACTTTTATAGCTTATGTCGCTGAGGAGCCTCCTCAACCAAAGCCAGAGTTCAATGATTCAGGTTACAAGAAGGAATGCTCGTCTCAAAAGGACTGCAAGAGCTGGAAGGGACAAGGGGATTGGGAAGATAACTGGGGAGAAACCTATAGTAAGAAAAGGATACCTGCTTTGTTTGTTGCTAACATCTCTAG TGGTGAAGTACGAACTGTGAAGGGCATAAGTAGATCATTAAGTGTTGGCCAGGTGGTTTGGTCTCCATCATCTTCATATAGTTTGGTTTTTGTGGCATGGTCAGATGATAATGGTTTCCAAGAGACACCAAGGAAACTTGGTATCGTATACTGCTATAACAGACCTTGTGCTCTGTATGCTGCTCCTGATCCTTTCAAGGAAGAAGCTGACAAACCATCAACTGA CTCCAAAGCGGATACTACAGCTATGGTCAAGTTAACAGCAGATGTGAGCAGTGCTTTTTTTCCACGGTTCAG CCCGGATGGAAAATTTCTTGTGTTCATCTCAGCAAAGAGTGCTGTGGATAGTGGAGCGCACAATGCCACAAATTCAATGCATAAAGTTGACTGGCCAGCCGACGGGAAACTCGAGGGGAGCCTTAGTGTTGCTGATGTG GTACCCATTGTAATGAGCCCTCAAGACGGGTGTTTCCCTGGGATATACTGCTCTGGCTTACTTAGGTTTCCATGGCTTTCTGATGGACGGACTATGGTTTTGTCTTCTGTTTGGGGAAGCAGGGAAGTAATACTTTCTGTCAACGTTGCGAG CGGTGAAGTTTCAAGAGTTAGCCCTCTAGATTCAGATTATTCATGGAAGGTTCTCGCACTTGACAATAATAACATTCTTGCAG TTTCCAGCAGCCTCATTACACAGCCTCAAATGTACTATGGGTCTGAATCTTCTCAGACTGACAAGTCTTTTCAGTGGGACTGGCAGGAAATTTCATCTCCATTTCCAAAGCCATCTGATAAG GTCAGCTCCTTATTAGCCGATCATAAGTTCAGTTTACTTAAAATTCCAATCAGCAACCCTTCTGACAAACTTCCGGATG GTGCTAAGCTGCCCTTTGAGGCTATTTTTGTGTCTTGCAAGGATTCGACAAGTAGTCCAACGGTTGTTGTTCTTCATGGCGGCCCTCACTCAGTTTACCCATCAAGCTATTCAAAATCCTTGGCATTTCTTTATGCACAGGGATATAACCTACTTGTTGTAAATTACAG GGGCTCGTTGGGGTTTGGAGAAGAAGCACTGCAATCTCTTCCTGGCAATATTGGTTCTCAG GATGTGAATGATGTGTTGACAGCTTTGGACTTTGTTACAAAAAGAGGATTAATAGATGCATCTAGAGTAGCTGTAGTCGGAGGTTCACACGGAGGTTTCTTGACAACACATTTGATCGGCCAG GCTCCAGAAACATTTGTTGCAGCAGCTGCTCGGAATCCAGTATGTAACTTATCATTGATGGTAGGAACCACTGATATCCCTGAATGGTGTTTTCTAGAGATGTatggaaaagaaggaaaaaactgCTTTACAGAGTCTCCTTCAGCTGAAACTCTTGCTCAGTTTTACGAGAAATCACCAATATCACATATTTCTAAG GTTAAGACACCAACACTCTTTCTCCTCGGAGCAAAAGATCTCCGAGTTCCTGTTTCTAATGGCTTACAG TATGCAAGGACTATGAAAGAGAGGGGACTTGAAACCAAAATTATTGTCTTCCCAGAAGATAACCATGGACTTGACAA GCCACAGGCTGATTATGAGAGCTTCCTCAACATTGGGGTTTGGTTCAAGAAGTATATGAGCAAATAA